The proteins below are encoded in one region of Peptoniphilus sp. GNH:
- a CDS encoding class I SAM-dependent methyltransferase, protein MINLSKRLKKLSSIIKPSDSFADIGTDHGFVPFYLLENNIVNKAYIADISKKCLAKADKFFAGKFSKRAEFILSDGLKKFDENNIIPDRVLIAGMGGLLISQIISASFELAKRVKEFILQPMQGPEYLREYLLSHGFSIDEEYVIFDKKYYQIMVCHYTGTVQSRKTYIIGENILGDTDDKSSFLEYNIMYRRNIIKELKKSNSMENQRIKDKISLLKNEINIFEEKKFAKNK, encoded by the coding sequence ATGATAAATTTATCAAAAAGGCTTAAGAAATTATCTAGTATAATTAAACCATCTGATTCTTTTGCAGATATTGGCACAGATCATGGATTTGTGCCTTTTTATTTGCTTGAAAATAATATTGTAAATAAGGCTTATATAGCAGATATATCTAAAAAATGTTTGGCTAAAGCAGATAAATTTTTCGCCGGAAAATTTTCTAAAAGAGCAGAATTTATTTTAAGCGATGGTCTAAAAAAGTTTGATGAAAATAATATTATTCCAGATAGGGTGCTTATAGCTGGAATGGGCGGACTTTTAATTAGCCAAATAATAAGTGCATCCTTCGAGCTAGCTAAGCGAGTAAAAGAATTTATTCTTCAACCAATGCAGGGTCCCGAATATTTAAGAGAGTATCTGTTAAGCCATGGGTTTTCCATAGATGAAGAATATGTAATCTTCGACAAGAAATATTATCAAATAATGGTTTGTCACTATACTGGCACCGTTCAAAGCCGAAAAACATATATAATTGGGGAAAATATACTAGGGGATACAGATGATAAAAGTTCCTTCTTAGAATATAATATTATGTATAGAAGAAATATTATAAAAGAACTTAAAAAATCAAATTCCATGGAAAATCAGAGGATTAAGGATAAAATAAGTCTATTAAAAAATGAAATCAATATCTTTGAGGAGAAAAAATTTGCCAAAAATAAGTGA
- the rpoD gene encoding RNA polymerase sigma factor RpoD, producing the protein MDLDYDIVEDSSKESIVNSLMKSGKKSGKLTYKDVVSALENVDMDSGEMDEMYQDFENAGIEILDDDKDEDLKKDEEIIDGEIDIPKGISVDDPVRMYLKEIGKIPLLTAQEEIDIAKRMETGDKLAKKELAEANLRLVVSIAKRYINRGMSFLDLIQEGNIGLMKAVEKFDYTKGFKFSTYATWWIRQAITRSIADQARTIRIPVHMVETINKLVRVQRLLVQELGRDPSPEEIGAEMDLDVERVREIQKIAQEPVSLETPIGEEEDSHLGDFIPDEDILSPSDAATFTLLKEQLEEVLETLTDREKKVLTLRFGLDDGRARTLEEVGKEFDVTRERIRQIEAKALRKLRHPSRSKKLKDFLE; encoded by the coding sequence ATGGATCTTGATTATGATATAGTAGAAGACTCATCTAAAGAATCCATTGTAAATAGCTTGATGAAGAGCGGTAAAAAGAGCGGCAAACTTACATATAAAGATGTAGTAAGTGCACTGGAAAATGTCGACATGGATTCTGGAGAAATGGATGAAATGTACCAGGATTTTGAAAATGCTGGAATAGAAATATTAGATGACGACAAAGATGAAGATTTAAAAAAAGATGAAGAAATTATTGACGGAGAAATAGACATTCCAAAAGGAATAAGTGTCGATGATCCCGTTAGAATGTATCTAAAAGAGATTGGTAAAATTCCTCTTTTGACAGCACAAGAAGAAATTGATATCGCCAAGAGAATGGAGACTGGTGATAAGCTTGCAAAAAAAGAACTTGCAGAGGCAAATTTAAGGCTTGTTGTGAGTATTGCTAAGAGATATATAAATAGAGGCATGAGTTTTCTTGATTTAATTCAAGAGGGAAATATAGGTCTTATGAAGGCTGTTGAAAAATTTGACTATACAAAGGGATTTAAGTTTTCAACCTATGCAACTTGGTGGATTAGACAAGCTATTACCAGATCTATTGCAGATCAAGCTCGTACTATAAGAATACCAGTTCACATGGTAGAAACTATAAATAAACTTGTAAGAGTTCAAAGGCTCCTAGTTCAAGAATTGGGTAGAGACCCGAGTCCAGAAGAAATTGGTGCTGAGATGGATCTTGATGTAGAAAGAGTAAGGGAAATTCAAAAAATAGCCCAGGAACCAGTATCTTTAGAAACTCCCATAGGAGAAGAAGAAGATTCACACTTAGGAGACTTTATCCCAGATGAAGATATCTTATCGCCGTCTGATGCGGCAACTTTTACTCTTTTAAAAGAGCAACTTGAAGAGGTCCTCGAAACTTTGACCGATAGGGAAAAGAAAGTTTTGACACTTAGATTTGGCCTTGATGATGGAAGAGCTAGAACTCTTGAAGAAGTTGGCAAGGAATTTGATGTGACTAGAGAGCGTATAAGACAAATTGAAGCAAAAGCCTTGAGAAAATTACGCCATCCAAGTCGCAGCAAAAAGTTAAAGGATTTTTTAGAATGA
- the dnaG gene encoding DNA primase gives MAFIVNDEVLEEIRQKADIVGLISEYVNLKKSGANYLGLCPFHNEKTPSFSVSPSKEFFHCFGCGAGGDVITFVMKVENLGFIDAVQFLADKYNVRLSQKTENHIEIEKRERAYLANREAGLFYLNNLYKSKIALNYLEKREIDKSTAMKFGLGMTPISPRGLYEHLIKKGFKEEELLNYNLVIKSSKDSRCFDRFRNRLIFPIIDRNKNIIGFGGRVFDNSLPKYLNSKDTLVYNKGDNLYNLNNVARESNRERILLVEGYMDVISLDKSGINFSVASLGTALTQNQAKLLKRYGKQVIVCYDGDNAGVKASVRAIDVLTNEGCAPKILHLPEGLDPDEFIKKYGLTSFEAILNKAMNHIDYKLEIEKKNANLNSTEGLSAYINRALVIIASITNPVEAEIYIDKISKEYKISVDALRMQLGALVNYKKTPKINLKKDKSFKKADGKNMAEDQILAYALNDEDIFKFIRKNMTSIDFSNPSSRIVFEKMEELYKQDDKGYNIMLDSLINQGLINEEFKKRLNAIPLPTNAFDLAKELMTNIKRWNLIKDRDYINSCIKQAEADIENFDKNQLKMLVGKLYEINKRLKSL, from the coding sequence TTGGCTTTTATTGTAAATGATGAAGTTTTAGAAGAAATAAGACAAAAGGCTGATATTGTAGGCCTGATTTCAGAATATGTAAATCTCAAAAAAAGTGGCGCTAACTATCTTGGACTCTGCCCATTTCACAACGAAAAGACTCCTTCTTTTTCAGTTTCTCCGAGCAAGGAGTTTTTTCATTGCTTTGGATGTGGTGCTGGTGGAGATGTTATCACATTCGTGATGAAAGTTGAAAATCTAGGATTCATCGATGCCGTTCAATTTTTAGCTGACAAATACAATGTCAGACTTTCACAAAAAACAGAAAATCATATAGAAATTGAAAAAAGAGAAAGGGCATATCTTGCTAATAGGGAAGCGGGACTTTTTTATCTCAATAATTTATACAAGTCAAAAATAGCTTTGAATTATCTTGAAAAAAGAGAAATAGATAAGAGTACAGCCATGAAGTTCGGCTTGGGAATGACGCCAATTTCACCTCGAGGTCTTTATGAGCACTTGATTAAAAAGGGATTTAAAGAAGAAGAATTATTAAACTATAATCTTGTAATAAAAAGCAGCAAAGATTCCAGATGCTTTGATAGATTTCGCAACAGACTAATATTTCCTATTATCGATAGAAATAAAAATATTATAGGATTTGGAGGAAGGGTTTTTGACAATTCGCTTCCCAAATATTTAAATTCTAAAGATACTTTGGTCTACAACAAGGGAGATAACCTATATAATTTAAATAATGTAGCAAGAGAATCTAATAGGGAAAGGATTCTTTTGGTAGAAGGCTATATGGATGTTATTTCTCTGGACAAAAGTGGTATAAATTTTAGTGTGGCAAGTTTAGGTACTGCGCTTACGCAAAATCAAGCAAAACTTCTGAAAAGATATGGCAAGCAAGTCATCGTCTGTTATGACGGTGATAATGCCGGAGTTAAGGCAAGTGTAAGAGCAATAGATGTCCTAACAAATGAGGGTTGTGCTCCTAAAATACTTCATTTGCCAGAAGGTCTTGATCCAGATGAGTTTATCAAAAAATATGGACTTACATCATTTGAGGCAATTTTAAATAAGGCTATGAATCATATTGATTACAAGCTTGAAATTGAGAAGAAAAATGCAAACCTAAATTCTACAGAGGGACTATCGGCTTATATAAATAGGGCCCTTGTTATAATTGCCAGCATAACGAATCCTGTTGAAGCAGAAATTTATATAGATAAAATATCAAAAGAATATAAAATTTCTGTAGATGCGTTGAGAATGCAACTTGGAGCTTTAGTGAATTATAAAAAAACTCCTAAAATTAATTTGAAAAAAGATAAATCGTTTAAAAAAGCAGATGGCAAAAACATGGCAGAAGACCAGATTTTGGCATATGCTCTAAATGATGAAGACATTTTTAAATTCATTAGAAAGAATATGACGTCTATTGATTTTTCAAATCCAAGCTCCAGAATAGTTTTTGAAAAAATGGAAGAACTTTACAAGCAGGATGATAAAGGTTATAATATTATGCTCGATAGCCTAATTAATCAAGGTTTGATTAATGAAGAGTTTAAGAAGAGATTAAATGCAATACCTCTACCAACCAATGCTTTTGATTTAGCAAAAGAATTGATGACAAACATAAAGAGGTGGAATTTAATTAAAGATAGAGATTATATCAATTCTTGTATTAAGCAGGCAGAAGCAGATATTGAAAATTTTGACAAAAATCAATTGAAAATGCTTGTAGGTAAATTATACGAAATAAATAAGCGGTTAAAATCTCTCTAA
- a CDS encoding deoxyguanosinetriphosphate triphosphohydrolase yields MNLREKRENLECEILSPYACFSKFTRGRKFSESKCELRTEFQRDRDRILHSKSFRRLKHKTQVFIAPRGDHFRTRLTHTLEVSQIGRTIARALELNEDLVEAIALGHDLGHTPFGHSGESVLNKLNPEGFKHNEHSIRVVEYLERRSSNQIGLNLTKEVLDGILNHTGSAQAFTLEGKLIKYADRIAYINHDIDDAIRAGIISYGDIPKELMGILGDTNSQRINTMICSIIQNSYGKNTIEMEEKIYEATMELRKFMFKKVYLDNVVKSEESKIERLITELYNFYSKNLDAIPDHHLSLYENHNDINLIVSDYIAGMTDSFAIDVWQNLFVPKSWSV; encoded by the coding sequence ATGAATCTTCGTGAAAAAAGAGAAAATTTAGAATGTGAAATTTTATCGCCATATGCCTGCTTTTCTAAATTTACTAGAGGAAGAAAATTTTCGGAAAGCAAATGTGAATTGAGAACAGAATTTCAAAGAGATCGAGATAGGATTTTGCATTCTAAATCTTTTAGACGACTAAAACATAAAACACAAGTTTTTATTGCCCCTAGAGGGGATCACTTTAGGACAAGGCTTACTCATACTCTAGAGGTCTCACAAATAGGTAGAACTATAGCAAGAGCTTTGGAGCTAAATGAGGATTTGGTAGAAGCTATTGCTTTGGGACATGATTTGGGACACACTCCCTTTGGTCACAGTGGAGAAAGTGTGCTAAATAAGTTAAATCCAGAAGGATTTAAGCACAATGAACATAGCATACGCGTTGTGGAATATTTGGAGCGTAGATCATCAAATCAAATTGGTCTTAATTTGACAAAAGAAGTTTTAGACGGGATATTAAATCACACTGGCTCAGCTCAAGCTTTTACACTTGAGGGCAAGCTCATAAAATATGCCGATAGAATTGCTTACATAAATCACGACATAGACGATGCTATAAGAGCTGGCATCATTTCTTATGGGGACATTCCAAAAGAATTGATGGGGATACTAGGGGATACAAATTCTCAAAGAATCAATACTATGATTTGTTCTATAATCCAAAATTCTTATGGGAAAAATACCATTGAAATGGAAGAGAAAATATATGAGGCCACTATGGAGCTTAGAAAGTTTATGTTTAAAAAGGTATACCTTGATAATGTTGTCAAATCAGAAGAAAGTAAGATAGAACGCTTAATAACAGAATTATATAACTTTTACTCCAAAAACTTAGATGCCATACCAGATCATCATCTAAGTCTTTACGAAAATCACAACGATATAAATTTGATAGTAAGCGATTATATCGCTGGAATGACGGATAGTTTCGCCATAGATGTGTGGCAAAATCTATTTGTTCCTAAGTCATGGAGTGTATAA
- a CDS encoding kinase/pyrophosphorylase, protein MAETEIIIYVISDSIGETGELIAKSSVKQFEKENYEIKRFPYHNTVEQIQPILEEAAKQDKALIIYTNVQTDTRKYIQKATRDLNLKTVDVMGEPMQKLEEILGYPPLREPGLIRRLDDNYFKKVEAVEFAVKYDDGKDPRGIINSDICILGISRTSKTPLSMYLANKFYKVCNIPLVPEIPVPKEIFAKDPRRLVGLTADSEKIISIREERLKNLGLSGKAKYADLKRIRDEIEYANDIIDALGILKIDVTNKAIEETAEIIIANLKKNFG, encoded by the coding sequence ATGGCTGAAACTGAAATTATAATATATGTTATCTCGGACTCAATAGGTGAAACAGGAGAACTAATTGCTAAAAGTAGTGTAAAGCAATTTGAGAAGGAAAATTATGAAATAAAAAGATTTCCCTATCACAATACAGTGGAACAGATACAACCAATATTAGAAGAAGCAGCTAAGCAAGATAAAGCCCTTATAATATATACAAATGTTCAAACAGATACAAGAAAATATATTCAGAAAGCTACAAGAGATTTGAATTTGAAAACTGTTGATGTTATGGGCGAGCCTATGCAAAAGCTTGAAGAAATTTTGGGTTATCCACCTCTTAGAGAACCGGGACTTATAAGACGATTAGATGACAATTACTTTAAAAAGGTTGAAGCTGTAGAATTTGCGGTCAAATATGACGATGGCAAGGATCCCAGAGGTATAATAAACTCAGATATTTGTATACTTGGCATATCAAGGACGTCTAAAACACCGCTTTCTATGTATCTTGCCAATAAATTTTACAAGGTTTGTAATATCCCTCTTGTGCCTGAAATTCCAGTGCCAAAAGAAATTTTTGCAAAAGACCCCAGAAGATTGGTTGGACTTACTGCGGATTCAGAAAAAATTATTTCCATTAGAGAAGAAAGATTAAAAAATCTAGGTCTTAGTGGAAAAGCTAAATATGCGGATTTAAAGCGGATAAGAGATGAAATTGAATATGCAAATGATATAATTGATGCCTTGGGAATATTAAAAATAGATGTAACTAATAAGGCAATAGAGGAAACGGCAGAAATAATTATCGCTAATTTAAAGAAAAACTTCGGGTGA
- a CDS encoding CBS domain-containing protein produces MNLSDRQIEIIDIVKEKGLITANEIAEKLGLSRATIRSDLSILTMMKLLSARPRVGYFYTGKTEITLLTDKIKQIKVRDVMSLPFVVDESSSIYDSIVSMFLEDIGSVYVTSDGFLSGVVSRKDMLRATLGRDDLSKIPLSVIMTRMPNIIYIEADSSVLEATKKIVECGVDGLPVVEKKEQGLVVIGRFTKTNVVRLFDEIFKGE; encoded by the coding sequence GTGAATCTGAGTGATAGACAAATAGAAATTATTGATATAGTTAAGGAAAAAGGCCTAATAACTGCAAATGAAATAGCTGAAAAATTAGGCCTTTCAAGGGCTACCATAAGATCTGACTTGTCAATTCTTACAATGATGAAATTACTAAGTGCCAGGCCAAGAGTAGGATATTTTTACACTGGTAAAACAGAGATTACACTTTTGACTGATAAAATCAAGCAAATAAAGGTAAGAGATGTGATGTCCTTACCTTTTGTTGTAGATGAGTCAAGTTCAATTTACGATTCAATTGTGTCTATGTTTTTAGAAGACATAGGTAGCGTGTATGTTACAAGCGACGGATTTCTAAGCGGAGTAGTCTCAAGAAAAGATATGCTAAGAGCAACACTTGGAAGAGATGATCTTTCTAAAATTCCGCTTAGTGTCATAATGACTAGGATGCCAAATATAATCTATATTGAGGCAGATTCAAGTGTACTTGAAGCCACTAAAAAAATAGTTGAATGTGGCGTTGATGGTTTACCTGTTGTGGAAAAGAAAGAGCAGGGTCTTGTTGTAATAGGTAGGTTTACTAAGACAAATGTTGTACGATTATTTGATGAAATTTTCAAAGGAGAATAA
- the glyS gene encoding glycine--tRNA ligase subunit beta: protein MQDYLLEIGVEELPSRYVDNALMQIENLAKNILNENLVEFDNIKTYATPRRLVLFIKSLALQTQKKEEIVRGPSAKIAFDEQNNPSKALMGFMKSQGVELKDTYVDKVKDTEYVFAKKIIDGKNVKDILKNEMPNLIRSIHFDRTMKWGGKNLKFARPIRWILSILGSETLEFELEGIVASNKTRGHRFLGKPEIIVNDTSSFEKLLEENFVILDQNKRREAIKYGSKKLAKSVGGQIEDDEDLLTELTYIVEYPTPLMGSVNEEYLSLPKVVVTTPMREHLRYIPVYNENKDLMPYFITIRNGNSEFKETVIEGNEKVLAARLEDAKFFYKEDIRKSSEDYIEDLKGITFQEKLGTIYEKTKRVGKLSEDIGNSLDVGEETISSLRRAAYLSKFDLATKMVQEFTELQGTIGTIYSRVWKESEIVSKSIEEQYMPRYAGGELPATTTGSILAIADKLDTIVGLFAIGLNPSGSQDPFGLRRNAIGIINIIRNKMWDLSLAQLVDFSLYAYVSENNLVFDYENVKEEILNFFISRIKTMLLDRGDRYDIVEASVSAKTSLLSLFELSRCLDEYFKSDLKNEIEAFTRIKNIVDKNPIMEDFNEELLKDKEEKELYEAYSKIKDSYYESVCEGNYKEGLDTIFSLQSYIHNFFDNIMVMVDDEEIKNNRLLLLSMINKDLGKILDISKIIQD, encoded by the coding sequence ATGCAAGATTATTTATTAGAAATTGGAGTCGAAGAACTACCATCAAGATATGTTGACAATGCTCTTATGCAGATTGAAAACTTAGCTAAAAATATTTTAAATGAAAATCTAGTTGAGTTTGACAATATAAAAACCTATGCAACACCTAGACGTTTAGTTCTTTTTATAAAATCCTTAGCTCTTCAAACGCAAAAAAAAGAGGAAATCGTAAGGGGACCATCCGCAAAGATTGCATTTGATGAACAAAATAATCCTAGCAAGGCCCTTATGGGATTTATGAAAAGTCAAGGAGTTGAGTTAAAAGACACCTATGTAGATAAAGTCAAAGATACAGAATATGTATTTGCCAAAAAAATCATAGATGGAAAAAATGTAAAAGATATTTTAAAAAATGAAATGCCAAATCTTATTAGGAGTATACATTTTGACAGGACCATGAAGTGGGGAGGCAAGAATTTAAAATTTGCAAGGCCAATAAGATGGATTCTCTCAATATTAGGTTCTGAAACTTTAGAGTTTGAACTTGAAGGAATTGTGGCGTCAAATAAAACTAGAGGTCATAGATTTCTTGGAAAGCCAGAAATTATAGTAAATGATACTAGTTCTTTTGAGAAATTACTTGAAGAAAACTTTGTAATTTTAGACCAAAATAAGAGAAGAGAAGCTATCAAATATGGTTCAAAAAAATTAGCTAAATCTGTGGGTGGTCAAATTGAAGATGATGAGGATTTACTTACAGAATTGACTTATATAGTTGAATATCCAACCCCCTTAATGGGATCTGTTAACGAAGAGTATCTAAGCCTTCCTAAAGTAGTTGTAACTACACCTATGCGTGAACATTTGAGATATATTCCTGTTTACAATGAAAATAAAGATTTGATGCCATATTTTATAACTATTAGAAATGGTAATTCTGAATTTAAAGAAACAGTAATTGAGGGGAATGAAAAAGTTCTGGCCGCAAGACTTGAAGATGCAAAGTTTTTCTATAAGGAAGACATAAGAAAATCGTCAGAAGATTATATAGAAGATTTGAAGGGGATAACATTCCAAGAAAAACTCGGAACTATTTATGAAAAAACTAAGAGAGTTGGAAAGTTGTCTGAAGATATAGGCAACTCTTTGGATGTAGGAGAGGAAACAATATCTTCTTTAAGAAGGGCAGCTTACCTTTCTAAGTTTGATTTGGCAACTAAAATGGTTCAAGAATTTACAGAACTGCAAGGCACAATAGGTACAATTTATTCAAGAGTTTGGAAAGAGTCTGAAATTGTATCTAAGTCAATAGAAGAGCAATATATGCCAAGATATGCTGGCGGGGAGCTTCCAGCCACAACGACAGGTTCAATATTGGCAATTGCCGATAAACTTGACACAATAGTAGGACTTTTTGCTATAGGTCTTAACCCGAGCGGCTCCCAAGACCCATTTGGACTAAGGCGTAATGCAATAGGTATTATAAATATAATAAGAAATAAGATGTGGGATCTATCGCTTGCTCAATTAGTAGATTTTTCTCTATATGCTTATGTAAGTGAAAATAACCTTGTTTTTGATTACGAAAATGTCAAAGAAGAAATTTTGAATTTCTTTATTTCTAGAATAAAAACCATGCTACTTGATAGAGGAGATAGATATGATATAGTCGAAGCGTCTGTTTCGGCTAAAACTAGCCTATTATCATTATTCGAACTTTCAAGATGTCTGGATGAGTATTTTAAATCAGACTTGAAAAATGAAATAGAAGCTTTCACTAGAATTAAAAATATTGTTGATAAAAATCCCATTATGGAAGATTTTAATGAGGAGCTTTTAAAGGATAAGGAAGAAAAAGAACTCTATGAAGCATATTCTAAGATTAAAGATTCCTATTATGAAAGTGTATGCGAGGGAAATTACAAAGAAGGCCTTGATACTATATTTAGCCTACAATCGTATATTCACAATTTCTTTGATAATATAATGGTCATGGTAGACGATGAGGAAATAAAGAATAATAGGCTTCTCCTCCTTTCTATGATAAATAAAGATTTAGGTAAAATTTTAGACATTAGTAAAATTATTCAAGATTAG
- the glyQ gene encoding glycine--tRNA ligase subunit alpha, whose translation MHFQDLMQSLQNYWKNQGCIILEPYDVEKGAGTMNPHTFLRSLGPEPWRTVYVEPSRRPADGRYGENPNRVYQHHQLQVILKPSPDNVQELYLKSLEAIGIDTLKHDIRFVEDNWESPTLGAWGLGWEVWLDGMEVTQFTYFQQVGGINCDLESAELTYGLERIAMYLQDVESVYDIKWNDKFTYGDIFKRAEYEHSLYSFEIGDVDMLRNLFNIYEKEALRILDMNIVLPAYDYVLKCSHTFNVLDARGAISVSERAVFIGRVRALARKVALMYLKQREEMGFPLLKEDK comes from the coding sequence ATGCATTTTCAAGATTTAATGCAAAGTTTACAAAATTATTGGAAAAATCAAGGCTGTATAATACTAGAACCTTATGATGTCGAAAAGGGAGCAGGAACCATGAACCCTCACACATTTTTGAGGTCTTTAGGTCCGGAACCCTGGAGGACAGTCTATGTAGAACCATCAAGACGTCCTGCTGATGGAAGATATGGAGAAAACCCAAACAGAGTTTATCAACATCATCAACTACAAGTAATATTAAAGCCATCTCCTGATAATGTTCAAGAACTATATTTGAAATCACTTGAGGCTATAGGAATAGATACTCTCAAACACGATATCAGATTTGTGGAAGACAATTGGGAGTCTCCAACACTTGGAGCTTGGGGGCTTGGATGGGAAGTTTGGCTAGATGGCATGGAAGTCACACAATTCACATATTTTCAACAAGTAGGTGGCATAAATTGTGACTTGGAATCTGCAGAATTAACTTATGGTCTTGAAAGAATCGCTATGTATTTGCAAGATGTAGAATCTGTATATGATATTAAATGGAATGACAAGTTCACTTATGGCGATATTTTCAAAAGAGCTGAGTACGAACATTCGCTATATAGCTTTGAAATAGGAGATGTTGATATGCTGAGAAACCTTTTTAATATTTATGAAAAGGAAGCGCTCAGAATACTTGACATGAACATTGTGCTACCTGCATATGACTATGTTTTGAAATGTTCACATACGTTCAATGTACTGGATGCAAGAGGGGCTATCTCTGTATCTGAAAGGGCTGTTTTTATTGGTAGAGTTAGGGCTTTAGCCAGAAAAGTTGCCTTAATGTATTTAAAACAGAGGGAAGAAATGGGATTTCCTCTTTTAAAGGAGGATAAATAA
- the recO gene encoding DNA repair protein RecO, with translation MATNNIELIGIVISDRKQGESSKILSVFTDKLGKVSIYGKGLMNPKSGLLASGSMFSKTKFLLQKGQNFYYIKEAHLLDSFYDIRTDFNTIVAVSFMAELLDRSFLEGMKNYKVFLLFKKALELSKTKKNLKALRLAFALKFMAYIGYKPNLKDCLVCHSKKNLRYFSAANGGLLCEDDIKLLDTENLKNSLIINDDIIKILQDFMFLTFEDIIGKKYDINFLAKTEAVILNYISENLDINKFYSLSLEG, from the coding sequence TTGGCTACAAATAATATTGAACTTATAGGAATAGTGATTTCAGATCGAAAACAAGGAGAATCCAGCAAAATTTTGTCTGTTTTTACAGACAAGTTAGGTAAGGTTTCGATTTATGGTAAGGGTCTTATGAATCCTAAATCTGGACTTTTGGCTTCAGGATCAATGTTTTCAAAAACCAAATTTTTGCTGCAAAAAGGACAAAATTTTTATTATATAAAAGAAGCACACCTTTTAGATAGTTTTTATGATATTAGGACAGATTTTAATACTATTGTTGCAGTTTCTTTCATGGCAGAGCTTTTGGATAGAAGTTTTTTAGAAGGTATGAAAAACTATAAAGTTTTTTTACTTTTTAAAAAAGCTCTAGAACTTTCAAAAACAAAGAAGAACTTGAAAGCTTTGAGGCTTGCTTTCGCACTAAAATTCATGGCATATATAGGTTATAAGCCCAACTTAAAAGATTGTCTAGTTTGTCATTCAAAGAAGAATCTCAGATATTTTTCTGCTGCAAATGGCGGGCTTTTGTGTGAAGATGACATAAAACTACTTGATACAGAGAACTTAAAAAATTCACTTATAATAAATGATGATATTATAAAAATTTTACAGGATTTTATGTTTTTAACCTTTGAAGATATAATAGGAAAAAAATATGACATAAATTTCCTTGCAAAGACAGAGGCAGTTATATTAAATTATATTTCAGAAAATCTCGATATAAATAAATTTTACTCTCTAAGTTTAGAGGGATAA
- the era gene encoding GTPase Era: MFKSGYAAVIGRPNVGKSTFLNQIIGEKISAISNKPQTTRNKIQMIYTADDMQIVFLDTPGMQKPKNKLGDYMLSVSESSLGEADLIIYIVDCSEHIGRLDSYIIDELKKLKDSVPIILLINKIDEIEKDKLLPIIEMYSSLNIFSEIIPISAITSDGINLFLKKAKEILPEGPMYYPDDMITDQSEKFIVGEMIREKALINLDEEVPHGVAVSIDSFKEKSNIVEIDATIFVEKESHKGIIIGKSGSMLKKIGSSARYDLEHFLGKRVMLHLWVKVEKNWREKDSKVKYFGYK; this comes from the coding sequence ATGTTTAAATCAGGATATGCAGCCGTAATAGGCAGACCAAATGTTGGCAAGTCAACATTTTTAAATCAGATAATCGGAGAAAAAATCTCTGCAATATCAAATAAACCTCAGACGACAAGAAATAAGATTCAAATGATTTATACAGCAGATGATATGCAGATTGTATTTTTAGATACACCCGGAATGCAAAAACCAAAAAATAAGCTTGGGGATTATATGTTAAGTGTATCTGAATCATCTCTTGGCGAGGCTGATTTAATAATATATATTGTTGATTGCTCTGAGCATATTGGAAGGCTTGATTCTTATATAATAGATGAATTGAAAAAATTAAAAGATAGCGTTCCTATCATACTTCTTATAAATAAAATAGATGAAATTGAGAAGGACAAACTGCTTCCTATAATTGAGATGTATTCGAGCCTAAATATTTTTTCTGAAATAATTCCTATTTCAGCAATAACATCAGATGGAATAAATCTATTTTTGAAAAAAGCGAAAGAAATATTGCCAGAAGGTCCCATGTATTATCCAGATGATATGATAACAGATCAATCGGAGAAATTTATCGTAGGAGAAATGATAAGAGAAAAGGCCTTGATAAATTTAGATGAAGAAGTTCCGCATGGAGTGGCTGTATCGATTGATTCTTTTAAGGAAAAATCAAATATAGTTGAGATAGATGCTACTATATTTGTAGAAAAAGAAAGCCACAAGGGAATAATAATAGGTAAGTCAGGCTCAATGCTTAAAAAAATTGGATCTAGTGCAAGATATGATCTTGAGCATTTTTTAGGTAAAAGAGTGATGCTTCATCTTTGGGTTAAAGTAGAAAAAAATTGGCGAGAAAAAGATTCCAAGGTTAAATATTTTGGCTACAAATAA